From Methanoculleus oceani, a single genomic window includes:
- a CDS encoding GNAT family N-acetyltransferase, translating to MAVSGEIAIRPMTRTEIGIAVDWAEREGWNPGLSDGECYYAVDPQAFFAVLLGDRLVGTFSIMVYSDEFAFGGFYILDPEYRGRGVGLAIQECADRLARPYNFGIDGVFEMQDRYRDHGFLFSHRNIRYEGLGGGNRPPGLADAASVPFDALVRYDARHFPAERPEFLRHWLAQPGATALAVLEDGEVRGYGQVRPCRRGAKIGPLFADTPEIAGRIYCGLAAAVPGQPLFLDVPEPNGAGIALAERHGMVPVFGTARMYTKEIPDLPLDECYGVTSFETG from the coding sequence ATGGCAGTATCAGGTGAGATTGCAATTCGCCCGATGACGCGAACCGAAATCGGGATCGCGGTCGACTGGGCGGAACGGGAGGGCTGGAACCCCGGCCTCTCCGACGGAGAATGCTACTACGCGGTCGACCCGCAGGCATTCTTCGCGGTGCTCCTCGGCGATCGCCTGGTTGGAACGTTTTCGATCATGGTCTACTCGGACGAGTTCGCCTTCGGCGGGTTCTACATCCTGGACCCCGAATATCGGGGCAGGGGTGTCGGTCTTGCGATCCAGGAGTGCGCCGACCGGCTCGCCAGGCCCTACAACTTCGGGATCGACGGAGTATTCGAGATGCAGGACCGCTACAGAGACCACGGCTTCCTCTTCTCACACCGGAACATCAGGTACGAGGGTCTCGGCGGGGGCAACCGTCCTCCGGGTCTCGCAGACGCCGCGAGCGTTCCCTTCGACGCCCTCGTCCGCTACGATGCACGCCACTTCCCGGCAGAGCGGCCGGAATTCCTCCGTCACTGGCTGGCGCAGCCCGGCGCGACGGCGCTGGCCGTCCTCGAGGACGGGGAGGTCCGCGGCTACGGGCAGGTGCGGCCGTGCCGCAGGGGTGCGAAGATCGGCCCGCTCTTTGCCGACACGCCGGAGATCGCCGGGCGGATCTACTGCGGCCTTGCGGCGGCGGTGCCCGGCCAGCCGCTCTTCCTCGATGTGCCGGAGCCGAACGGCGCCGGTATCGCGCTCGCAGAGCGGCACGGGATGGTTCCGGTCTTCGGCACGGCACGGATGTACACGAAGGAGATCCCCGACCTCCCGCTCGATGAGTGCTACGGCGTCACGAGCTTCGAGACCGGGTGA
- a CDS encoding ACT domain-containing protein translates to MSKTIITVVGKDTVGIIAKVCTYLADNQVNVEDISQTIVQGYFNMMMIVDTSGSTKPYAGMVTELDELGDAIGVRIRCQREDIFTKMHRI, encoded by the coding sequence ATGAGCAAGACAATCATTACCGTCGTCGGAAAGGATACCGTCGGCATTATCGCGAAGGTCTGCACGTATCTTGCAGATAACCAGGTCAACGTCGAGGACATCTCGCAGACGATCGTGCAGGGATACTTCAATATGATGATGATCGTCGATACCAGCGGATCAACAAAACCGTATGCCGGGATGGTGACCGAACTCGACGAACTCGGCGATGCGATCGGTGTCAGGATCCGGTGCCAGCGGGAAGATATCTTTACAAAAATGCATCGTATCTGA
- a CDS encoding PFL family protein, which yields MVTILEVNETNKMIEQEKLDVRTITLGISLLDCCDSDLDALNRNIYDKITRLAKDLVSTGREIELEYGIPIVNKRISVTPIALVGGRACRSPEDFVEIAKTLDRAARDTGVNFLGGYSAIVSKGMTPADEALIRSIPAALSSTERVCSSVNIGSTKTGINMDAVKLMGEIVRETAEATKENNSLGCAKLVVLCNAPDDNPFMAGAFHGVSEADAVINVGVSGPGVIKHALEGVRGKNFEILCETVKRTAFKVTRAGQLVAQEASERLGIPFGIVDLSLAPTPSVGDSVAGILEEMGLESVGAPGTTAALALLNDQVKKGGIMASSFVGGLSGAFIPVSEDQGMIDAVNRGALTLEKLEAMTCVCSVGLDMIAIPGDTPASTISGIIADEAAIGMINNKTTAVRLIPVIGKDVGETVEFGGLLGHAPVQQVNRFCCADFINRGGRIPAPIHSFKN from the coding sequence ATGGTCACTATTCTCGAGGTGAACGAGACGAACAAGATGATCGAGCAGGAGAAACTCGATGTGAGGACCATCACGCTCGGCATCAGCCTTCTTGACTGCTGCGACTCCGATCTCGATGCCTTAAACCGGAATATATACGACAAGATCACCCGGCTGGCAAAAGACCTCGTCTCAACCGGGAGGGAGATCGAGCTCGAGTACGGGATCCCGATTGTAAACAAGAGAATATCCGTAACCCCCATCGCACTTGTCGGCGGACGGGCCTGCAGGTCCCCGGAAGATTTTGTAGAGATTGCAAAGACGCTGGATCGGGCCGCACGGGATACGGGGGTCAACTTCCTCGGGGGATACTCGGCCATCGTCTCAAAGGGCATGACCCCGGCCGATGAAGCGCTCATCCGCTCAATCCCGGCGGCTCTCTCCTCGACCGAAAGGGTCTGCAGCTCGGTCAATATCGGCTCGACGAAGACCGGGATCAACATGGATGCCGTAAAACTGATGGGAGAGATTGTACGGGAGACGGCCGAGGCGACGAAAGAGAATAACTCCCTTGGCTGTGCGAAACTGGTCGTCCTCTGCAACGCCCCCGACGACAACCCGTTCATGGCCGGGGCGTTTCACGGCGTCTCTGAAGCGGATGCGGTCATCAACGTGGGCGTAAGCGGGCCGGGCGTCATCAAGCATGCACTCGAGGGTGTCCGGGGAAAGAACTTCGAGATTCTCTGCGAGACGGTCAAGAGGACGGCCTTCAAGGTCACCCGTGCCGGGCAACTCGTCGCCCAGGAGGCGTCGGAGAGGCTCGGGATCCCGTTCGGGATCGTCGACCTCTCTCTGGCTCCGACACCCTCCGTCGGGGACAGCGTCGCCGGGATCCTCGAGGAGATGGGACTCGAATCGGTCGGCGCACCGGGGACGACGGCCGCGCTCGCCCTCTTGAACGACCAGGTGAAGAAGGGAGGGATTATGGCGAGCTCCTTTGTCGGCGGGCTCTCGGGTGCATTCATCCCGGTCAGCGAGGACCAGGGGATGATCGATGCGGTGAACCGCGGCGCCCTCACGCTCGAAAAGCTCGAGGCGATGACCTGCGTATGCTCGGTCGGCCTCGATATGATCGCAATTCCGGGCGACACACCCGCTTCGACGATATCCGGTATCATCGCGGATGAGGCTGCAATCGGGATGATCAACAATAAGACGACCGCTGTGCGGCTGATCCCGGTGATAGGAAAGGATGTCGGCGAGACCGTCGAGTTCGGCGGACTGTTAGGCCATGCACCGGTGCAGCAGGTGAACAGGTTTTGCTGCGCCGACTTCATAAACCGTGGCGGGCGGATTCCCGCACCGATTCACAGTTTTAAGAACTGA
- a CDS encoding FG-GAP repeat protein, producing the protein MVMLIAFLAVGVGIVSADKPLAAGGQGPVAEFRLTADDPVDAAEFGRSVAMDGNLVAVGAGGADTDSVSSAGAVYLFKRQGRGYVPEAKLVAPDPTDGAEFGRAVAIQGNTVIVGARFAQVGDLSNAGAVYVFKKYQGSWHFEDKIVSPEPADEDNFGRALAIQGNLLVVTARKENLNAADVGAAYVFVCRGGSWTNTAKITAGDPAPGAYFGQSVAVQGDLIVIGARNADPEGAGAAYLFRKSPDGWAEVAKITPPDGKADDNFGFTVAIAGDTIAVGARRADLPGAKDAGAAYVFSLNGNSADLVARLTAGDAMAGDQIGQAIAIAGDVIAVGANRADIGDDANRGAIYLFRRTGNQWIEVGKVTASDGVAGDEFGYSLSAFGNRMVTGAHFADSTAGAAYVVPLRP; encoded by the coding sequence ATGGTAATGCTCATTGCATTTCTCGCCGTGGGCGTCGGCATCGTGAGTGCGGACAAACCGCTCGCCGCCGGGGGGCAGGGGCCGGTTGCGGAGTTCAGGCTGACCGCCGACGACCCCGTCGATGCCGCGGAGTTCGGCCGATCCGTGGCCATGGACGGAAACCTCGTGGCAGTGGGGGCCGGCGGGGCGGATACCGATTCGGTCAGCAGTGCCGGGGCCGTCTACCTCTTCAAGCGCCAGGGCCGGGGATACGTCCCGGAAGCGAAACTGGTCGCCCCGGATCCAACCGATGGGGCTGAATTCGGGAGAGCCGTTGCGATCCAGGGCAACACGGTGATCGTCGGAGCCCGGTTCGCACAGGTCGGCGACCTCTCAAATGCCGGAGCCGTGTATGTGTTCAAGAAATACCAGGGATCATGGCACTTCGAGGACAAGATCGTCTCTCCCGAGCCGGCCGACGAGGATAACTTCGGCCGTGCTCTTGCCATCCAGGGCAACCTTCTCGTGGTGACGGCCCGGAAAGAGAACCTCAACGCTGCCGACGTCGGTGCCGCCTACGTGTTCGTCTGCCGTGGCGGCAGCTGGACGAACACGGCAAAGATCACTGCAGGCGACCCCGCACCGGGAGCCTACTTCGGCCAGTCGGTGGCCGTACAGGGAGATCTGATCGTGATAGGCGCCCGCAATGCCGACCCCGAGGGCGCCGGCGCGGCCTACCTCTTCCGCAAATCCCCGGACGGATGGGCGGAGGTCGCAAAGATAACGCCGCCGGACGGAAAAGCGGATGACAACTTCGGGTTTACGGTTGCGATTGCCGGAGACACGATCGCGGTCGGTGCCCGGAGAGCGGACCTCCCCGGCGCAAAGGACGCAGGTGCGGCCTATGTCTTCTCCCTGAACGGGAACTCCGCCGACCTGGTAGCCAGGCTCACCGCAGGCGACGCGATGGCCGGCGACCAGATCGGCCAGGCGATAGCCATCGCCGGAGACGTCATCGCGGTGGGCGCCAACCGGGCCGACATCGGGGACGATGCCAACCGGGGTGCAATCTATCTATTCCGCCGGACGGGCAATCAGTGGATTGAGGTCGGGAAGGTTACCGCATCCGATGGAGTGGCAGGCGATGAATTCGGCTACTCGCTATCGGCCTTCGGCAACCGCATGGTGACAGGGGCGCACTTCGCCGATTCAACGGCAGGAGCGGCGTACGTGGTCCCGCTGAGGCCGTAA
- a CDS encoding CPBP family intramembrane glutamic endopeptidase, giving the protein MKNIPTATFVWLFFLLVFLFSLPVYVLRLVAPYSLLMVFNPFIAASILTCRKAGSDGVRLLWKRSFDYKRIRRKIWYIPLLLLIPAATTLQYGLMRLMGVSIPGLQFPLLMMPVYFPVFFILAIGEEVGWSGYALDPLQDRWGALPAGIILGTVWALWHLVPYSLANPPLWVAGQCVATVMARILMVWLYNNTGKSVFGMILFHAMINMGSVPDYGFPYDPVLVSVILTVMAAVVVFLWGPGTLARYRYG; this is encoded by the coding sequence ATGAAAAATATCCCGACAGCGACATTCGTGTGGCTCTTTTTCCTGCTGGTCTTCCTGTTCTCCCTTCCCGTGTACGTGCTCCGTCTCGTTGCTCCGTACAGCCTGTTGATGGTCTTTAACCCCTTCATCGCGGCCTCGATCCTTACCTGCCGGAAGGCCGGGTCGGACGGCGTGAGGCTTCTCTGGAAAAGGTCCTTTGATTACAAACGGATCCGGCGAAAGATCTGGTATATCCCTCTTCTTCTCCTGATACCGGCCGCGACAACCCTGCAATACGGACTGATGAGGCTGATGGGGGTCTCGATCCCCGGCCTGCAGTTTCCGCTCCTGATGATGCCCGTCTATTTCCCGGTCTTCTTCATCCTCGCGATCGGCGAAGAGGTGGGCTGGTCGGGATACGCCCTCGACCCGCTGCAGGACCGGTGGGGGGCGCTCCCCGCGGGTATCATTCTGGGGACGGTATGGGCCCTGTGGCACCTCGTGCCCTACTCCCTCGCGAACCCACCGCTCTGGGTGGCGGGCCAGTGCGTCGCGACGGTGATGGCACGCATCCTTATGGTCTGGCTCTATAACAACACGGGAAAGAGCGTGTTCGGCATGATCCTGTTTCATGCCATGATCAACATGGGATCGGTCCCCGATTACGGTTTCCCGTACGACCCCGTCCTGGTGAGTGTCATCCTGACCGTCATGGCTGCGGTTGTGGTCTTCCTGTGGGGGCCCGGGACCCTGGCCCGTTATCGATATGGTTGA
- a CDS encoding flavodoxin family protein, whose translation MKVLGISGSPRARGNTARLLAEVLRGVSDAGGEVSAVSLSKYVIAGCIGCERCRHDLTCTRFNDGMTMLYPRIVEADALVLGSPVYHYNVTSQMKAFIDRLYAFYDFTDERPRGYSSRLADRKRKAVVFAVGEQGDPADLGVALEALSLPLRPLGYEVVAELPVLNCFEPGIVGERGEVLERAYRCGRDLAAALSGA comes from the coding sequence ATGAAAGTGCTTGGCATTAGCGGAAGCCCGAGGGCGAGGGGGAACACCGCCCGCCTCCTTGCGGAGGTTCTCCGCGGGGTCTCCGACGCAGGCGGCGAAGTGAGCGCCGTCAGCCTTTCTAAGTACGTTATCGCCGGCTGCATCGGTTGCGAACGGTGCAGGCATGACCTGACCTGCACCCGCTTCAACGACGGTATGACCATGCTGTACCCCCGCATCGTGGAAGCGGATGCGCTCGTTCTCGGCTCGCCCGTCTACCACTACAACGTCACCAGCCAGATGAAGGCGTTCATCGATCGGCTCTACGCCTTCTATGACTTCACCGATGAGCGTCCCCGGGGCTACTCCAGCCGTCTTGCGGACCGGAAGCGGAAGGCTGTGGTGTTCGCGGTGGGCGAGCAGGGGGATCCCGCCGACCTCGGCGTTGCGCTGGAGGCGCTCTCCCTGCCGCTCCGGCCGCTCGGGTATGAGGTGGTTGCGGAGCTACCGGTCCTCAACTGTTTCGAGCCGGGCATCGTCGGAGAGAGAGGGGAGGTGCTCGAGCGGGCATACCGGTGCGGCCGCGACCTGGCTGCGGCGCTCTCCGGGGCCTGA
- a CDS encoding YbgA family protein — protein MTREYPRPRLVVSRCIEFDPCRYDGSKIPSPTVARLREYADCIPVCPEVEIGLGVPRATVRIVRIDGSDHLVQPATGRDVTMEMSAFAARFLDSLPPIDGFILKGCSPTSGTRNVRVYPSPEKSAAIAKSAGFFAREVLKRYPDLPVEDELRLNNARIRDHFLSGVFIMAAFRGIEATRDREALVQFHANNKLFLLASSQKMLREAGRLVANRAEVEPAELFLRYRRMLSAALARPPRYTGNVNVLLHTLGYFSDRISGEEKAYCIRLIDRYKNGHATLAEPRGLLRSWVIRFQEPYLMNQSFFAPYPVELVDLPGDVTDRGRNVWNSREDPAS, from the coding sequence ATGACCCGGGAATACCCGCGCCCCCGCCTCGTCGTCAGCCGCTGCATTGAGTTCGACCCGTGCCGCTACGACGGTTCGAAGATACCCTCCCCCACGGTGGCACGCCTGAGGGAGTACGCCGACTGCATCCCGGTCTGCCCGGAGGTCGAGATCGGGCTCGGCGTCCCCCGGGCGACCGTCAGGATCGTGCGGATAGACGGTTCCGACCACCTCGTGCAGCCGGCCACCGGGCGGGACGTTACGATGGAGATGTCCGCCTTCGCAGCACGATTCCTCGATTCCCTGCCCCCAATCGACGGTTTTATTCTCAAAGGCTGCTCTCCAACCTCGGGAACCCGGAACGTCCGGGTGTATCCGTCACCTGAAAAATCCGCGGCGATAGCAAAGTCCGCAGGGTTTTTCGCCCGCGAGGTGCTGAAGCGGTACCCGGACCTCCCCGTAGAAGACGAGCTGCGCCTGAACAATGCGCGGATCCGCGATCATTTCCTCTCCGGGGTCTTCATCATGGCGGCATTCCGGGGCATCGAAGCAACCCGGGACCGCGAAGCCCTCGTGCAGTTCCATGCGAACAACAAGCTCTTTCTGCTCGCCTCGAGCCAGAAGATGTTGCGGGAGGCAGGAAGGCTCGTCGCAAACCGGGCAGAAGTTGAACCGGCAGAACTATTCCTCCGGTATCGCCGGATGCTCTCTGCGGCGCTCGCACGGCCTCCCCGGTATACCGGCAACGTCAACGTTCTCCTGCATACCCTGGGATACTTCAGCGACCGGATCTCAGGCGAAGAGAAGGCGTACTGCATCAGGCTGATCGACCGTTATAAAAACGGCCACGCTACGCTGGCAGAACCCCGCGGCCTGCTCCGGTCGTGGGTGATCCGGTTCCAGGAGCCATACCTGATGAACCAGTCGTTCTTCGCTCCATACCCCGTCGAACTCGTGGACCTGCCGGGAGATGTTACCGATCGCGGACGAAACGTCTGGAATAGCAGAGAGGACCCGGCATCATAA
- a CDS encoding class I SAM-dependent methyltransferase → MHRIIDWNELWKALHTGSSERAEKDRDPAAHWDRRAAAYRRITRDERSATRHELATLDVRPGDTVLDMGAGTGRLAVPIARTAAHVTALDPSGGMLSILSERMATEGLTNYSCVKMRWEDTVIGKDIEPHDVVVAAFSLGFYDLAAALEKLDAAALRTTYLFWHAGEWRGPEEMALYRAVFGEEAAMRKGYPDYIYPVNILHDAGIHPNVRIYRAVWDAVYDSPEEAARTWVAMHNPGMEDLSPVRDYFARTLRRDESGRYVETTVRPTAAVWWEKDNRKNSR, encoded by the coding sequence ATGCACCGGATCATCGACTGGAACGAGCTCTGGAAAGCGCTTCATACGGGTTCGTCCGAACGTGCCGAAAAAGACCGCGACCCCGCCGCCCACTGGGACAGACGCGCCGCCGCCTACCGGCGGATCACCCGCGACGAGCGATCGGCAACCCGGCATGAACTCGCGACCCTGGACGTACGACCGGGCGACACCGTGCTCGATATGGGTGCGGGAACGGGGAGACTGGCCGTGCCGATTGCCCGGACCGCCGCCCACGTGACGGCCCTCGACCCGTCGGGAGGCATGCTCTCCATCCTCAGCGAGCGGATGGCGACGGAGGGGCTCACGAACTACTCCTGTGTTAAGATGCGCTGGGAGGATACGGTGATCGGGAAGGATATCGAGCCGCACGACGTGGTCGTCGCGGCGTTCTCGCTCGGCTTCTACGACCTCGCCGCCGCCCTCGAAAAACTCGATGCCGCGGCTCTCCGGACGACCTACCTCTTCTGGCACGCGGGCGAGTGGCGGGGCCCCGAGGAGATGGCGCTGTACAGGGCAGTCTTTGGGGAGGAAGCGGCCATGCGGAAGGGGTACCCGGACTACATCTACCCCGTCAACATCCTCCACGACGCCGGGATCCACCCGAACGTCAGGATCTACCGTGCCGTCTGGGACGCGGTCTACGACTCCCCCGAAGAGGCCGCCCGGACCTGGGTGGCGATGCACAACCCCGGCATGGAAGATCTCTCCCCGGTCAGGGACTACTTCGCCCGGACGCTCCGGAGGGACGAATCCGGGAGATACGTCGAGACGACGGTACGGCCGACCGCGGCGGTCTGGTGGGAGAAAGACAATCGGAAGAACAGCCGGTAA
- a CDS encoding RNB domain-containing ribonuclease, producing MQNQQPVDLNAIAWMAMRQYGFIPGFPPPVLREVEGLDPKVFPDTLEDPRDLRSLLWSSIDNHDSEDLDQIEVCERENNGAIRVRVAIADVDVYVPKDSETDRHAGHNGTSVYTGVTTFPMLPDRLSAGITSLLPGRDRMAVVIEYTVLADGSTVPGDVYRAIVANQAKLVYEEVGDWLEGSAPVPPAVAETPGLEEQVLLQDEAAVRMKKRRTEQGALSLETIEAEPVVADGRVIGLVVQRQNRARCLIEEFMVAANGTLTAFLNDADLPMIHRVVRTPKNWEGIVAEAAERGETLPAEPDAEALTRFLIRQKAADPDRFPDLSLTVVKLMGAGEYVAFRPGDEPIGHFALAVTDYTHGTAPNRRYVDLVIQRLTKSVVDAEPYPPYTPAELDELAVRLTGREKASQKVERFVRKAAAAVLLRERIGEAFDAFVTGASEKGTYVRLIDPPAEGRVVLGEQGLRVGQRVRVRLLAADPYKGFIDFGRTR from the coding sequence ATGCAGAACCAGCAGCCCGTCGACCTGAACGCCATCGCATGGATGGCGATGCGGCAGTACGGCTTTATCCCCGGGTTCCCGCCGCCCGTTCTCCGGGAAGTCGAGGGTCTCGACCCGAAGGTCTTCCCGGATACCCTCGAAGACCCCCGCGACCTCCGCTCGCTCCTCTGGTCGTCGATCGACAACCACGACTCAGAGGACCTCGACCAGATCGAGGTCTGCGAAAGAGAGAACAACGGCGCGATCCGGGTCAGGGTTGCAATCGCCGACGTCGACGTCTACGTCCCGAAAGATTCGGAGACGGACCGGCATGCCGGCCATAACGGAACCTCGGTCTACACCGGCGTTACGACCTTCCCGATGCTGCCCGACCGCCTCTCGGCAGGCATCACCTCGCTCCTGCCCGGCCGGGACCGGATGGCGGTCGTCATCGAGTATACGGTCCTTGCCGACGGAAGCACGGTACCCGGCGACGTCTACCGGGCAATTGTTGCGAACCAGGCAAAACTCGTCTACGAGGAGGTCGGCGACTGGCTGGAAGGAAGCGCCCCCGTCCCCCCGGCGGTCGCGGAGACGCCGGGCCTCGAGGAGCAGGTCCTCCTCCAGGACGAGGCCGCGGTGCGCATGAAGAAGCGCCGGACAGAACAGGGGGCGCTCTCCCTCGAGACGATCGAGGCCGAACCGGTCGTGGCGGACGGGCGGGTCATAGGGCTCGTCGTCCAGCGGCAGAACCGCGCGCGGTGCCTGATCGAGGAGTTCATGGTCGCGGCGAACGGAACCCTGACAGCGTTCCTGAACGACGCCGATCTGCCCATGATCCACCGGGTCGTCCGCACCCCGAAGAACTGGGAGGGGATTGTTGCGGAGGCGGCGGAACGCGGCGAGACGCTGCCCGCCGAGCCGGACGCGGAGGCGCTCACCCGGTTCCTCATCCGGCAGAAAGCGGCCGACCCCGACCGCTTCCCCGACCTCTCCCTGACGGTGGTGAAACTGATGGGGGCGGGCGAGTACGTGGCCTTCCGGCCGGGCGACGAACCGATCGGCCACTTCGCCCTCGCCGTCACCGACTACACCCACGGCACCGCCCCGAACCGGCGCTACGTCGACCTCGTCATCCAGCGTCTGACCAAATCGGTCGTTGACGCCGAACCCTACCCGCCCTACACGCCCGCCGAACTCGACGAACTTGCCGTCCGGCTCACCGGCCGGGAGAAAGCGTCTCAAAAGGTCGAGCGCTTCGTCCGGAAGGCCGCGGCCGCGGTCCTGCTCCGGGAGAGGATCGGTGAGGCGTTCGATGCGTTCGTCACCGGGGCATCGGAGAAGGGGACGTACGTTCGGCTGATCGACCCGCCGGCCGAAGGAAGGGTCGTGCTGGGCGAGCAGGGGCTCAGGGTCGGCCAGAGGGTGCGCGTCCGCCTGCTGGCGGCAGACCCCTACAAAGGCTTCATCGACTTCGGGCGCACCCGGTGA
- a CDS encoding mechanosensitive ion channel family protein has protein sequence MEIAEILNFTVPLSDITLESVVLAVLVAIIGWIVVKVLTSAFTKMLSRASNLPALVIEFLVRFFSVLLYVILALIVLATLGFDVSSMVLGLSAVIGLILGFGLQDTITNLAAGVWVAAFRPIDKGEYVEVNGISGTVTSVGIMATELLKPDNTYITIPNSLVWGSPVINSTRMDTRRTEVKVGVAYDSDLDTAIRVATDLMTAHKAVLPLPGPEVVVTELADSSVNLSLRAWTKTSDFWGVQWDLTRDVVRAFKEAGIEIPFPQVDVHLDRMQ, from the coding sequence ATGGAGATCGCAGAAATCCTCAACTTCACCGTTCCGCTCTCCGACATCACGCTCGAAAGCGTTGTTCTCGCCGTGCTGGTCGCGATCATCGGGTGGATTGTGGTGAAGGTGCTCACGTCTGCCTTCACAAAGATGCTCTCCCGGGCATCAAACCTGCCCGCCCTGGTCATCGAGTTCCTGGTCCGTTTCTTCTCGGTCCTGCTCTACGTGATCCTCGCCCTCATCGTCCTCGCGACGCTCGGGTTCGATGTCTCCTCCATGGTGCTCGGGCTCTCGGCGGTGATCGGACTCATCCTCGGCTTCGGCCTCCAGGACACCATCACCAACCTCGCCGCCGGGGTCTGGGTGGCGGCCTTCCGCCCCATCGACAAGGGGGAATATGTCGAGGTCAACGGCATATCCGGGACGGTCACCTCGGTCGGCATCATGGCGACCGAACTGCTGAAGCCCGACAACACCTACATCACCATCCCGAACTCCCTGGTCTGGGGGAGCCCGGTGATTAACTCCACCAGGATGGATACCCGCCGCACCGAGGTCAAGGTCGGGGTCGCCTATGACAGCGACCTTGATACGGCGATCCGGGTCGCCACCGACCTGATGACGGCCCACAAGGCGGTGCTCCCCTTGCCGGGACCCGAGGTTGTCGTCACCGAACTGGCCGACTCTTCGGTGAACCTCTCCCTGCGGGCCTGGACGAAAACATCGGACTTCTGGGGCGTGCAGTGGGACCTGACCCGCGACGTCGTCAGGGCGTTCAAGGAGGCCGGCATCGAGATTCCCTTCCCGCAGGTGGACGTTCACCTGGACAGGATGCAATAG
- a CDS encoding lactate utilization protein — protein sequence MANVTQQMAKATEYSAVNLLKDAGADTERWSRTPDEATIKRTIEAIEARNVRVIPVDTAEDALRTVVDLLPEGAEVMNGYSTTLIEIGYDRMLKENPKGWRDYHAAITAEDDEKKRHALRRKSVAADYFLSGVQAIAESGEVVACDKTGSRTGAWPHAAARLILVSGTNKIVPTVDDALRRCREYALPLENQRAKRAYGTGSYIGKYVILENEVAEGRITLVLIRELLGY from the coding sequence ATGGCGAATGTTACCCAGCAGATGGCGAAAGCCACGGAATACAGTGCGGTTAACCTGCTGAAGGATGCCGGGGCGGATACGGAGCGATGGAGCCGGACGCCGGACGAAGCGACGATCAAAAGGACGATTGAGGCGATCGAGGCCCGGAACGTCAGGGTGATCCCCGTCGATACGGCAGAGGACGCTCTCAGGACCGTCGTCGACCTGCTGCCCGAAGGAGCCGAGGTCATGAACGGCTACTCGACGACCCTGATCGAGATCGGATACGACCGGATGCTCAAAGAGAACCCGAAGGGATGGCGGGATTACCACGCGGCCATCACCGCCGAGGACGATGAAAAGAAGCGGCATGCACTCCGCCGCAAAAGCGTGGCCGCCGACTACTTCCTCTCCGGGGTGCAGGCGATCGCCGAGTCTGGCGAGGTCGTTGCGTGCGACAAGACCGGGAGCCGGACGGGGGCGTGGCCTCACGCGGCGGCCCGTCTTATCCTCGTCTCCGGGACGAACAAGATCGTGCCGACCGTCGACGATGCGCTCCGGCGGTGCCGGGAGTACGCCCTGCCCCTCGAGAACCAGCGCGCAAAGCGTGCCTACGGCACGGGAAGTTATATCGGCAAATACGTGATCCTCGAGAACGAAGTTGCCGAAGGGAGGATAACCCTTGTCCTGATCCGGGAGCTGCTCGGGTATTGA
- a CDS encoding methylated-DNA--[protein]-cysteine S-methyltransferase, translated as MDQSPGDQSHTTVPVTTGIATAFGRIRLIWIQPGTGPKVRRIILPGDPRADTAMIEEMVLIPEPRDDSIRTLIAGIQSFLAGHDVQFDIGLLDLDRCPPFQRRVLLAEYGIPRGHVSTYGRIARHIGSPRASRAVGSALAGNPFPPVIPCHRALRSDGRLGGFQAGLAMKRRLLEMEGVRFREDGRVLMERVWY; from the coding sequence ATGGATCAATCCCCCGGCGATCAGTCTCATACGACGGTGCCGGTGACCACCGGCATCGCGACGGCGTTCGGCCGGATCCGCCTCATCTGGATTCAACCTGGAACCGGGCCAAAGGTCCGGAGAATTATCCTCCCCGGCGATCCTCGAGCCGATACGGCGATGATCGAAGAGATGGTTCTCATTCCAGAACCGCGGGATGACAGCATCCGGACGCTGATTGCCGGGATCCAGTCGTTCCTTGCAGGGCACGACGTGCAGTTCGATATCGGTCTCCTCGACCTGGACCGGTGCCCGCCCTTCCAGCGGCGCGTGCTCCTCGCAGAATATGGCATCCCCCGGGGGCATGTCAGCACCTACGGGCGCATCGCCCGGCATATCGGGAGCCCACGTGCCTCCCGGGCAGTTGGCAGCGCGCTCGCGGGAAACCCGTTTCCCCCCGTCATCCCCTGCCACCGTGCCCTGCGTTCTGACGGGCGATTGGGCGGGTTTCAGGCAGGCCTCGCTATGAAACGGAGACTGCTCGAGATGGAGGGGGTCAGGTTCCGTGAGGACGGCCGGGTGCTCATGGAGCGTGTATGGTACTGA